Proteins encoded within one genomic window of Bombus terrestris chromosome 11, iyBomTerr1.2, whole genome shotgun sequence:
- the LOC100646989 gene encoding uncharacterized protein LOC100646989 isoform X1, which translates to MLALKAIVGISLWWSIVVTGEGNIVRNEDICGAQNGRRLYLELGEKGILYARNVSLIKNEPRQEGSRVYTSNSSHAQCNLELVTCPSCVIIVTFESIALSHHCGDGSVTLDSPCRCDYVWISEPPYEDVSGTPFCGLYAPITYRSSTRTLSITLLYSQSHKHAFTLEYTAERNRLHLRGTELTTATGQAAKGLNNTGGGILTSPFFPARYPRDLGLEYVVTCPSEAPSCRIRLLFSDFQLATVSIMEFYDWNGQRLDVSSGARFRPPVIMSSGPSLLIRFYANGGTGLGYKAFYSFVIGHPLDKSVQPITDCGGYVENLGGTITMLDMVGEGVKTYDCVWLIRPPKNFLHMKTHMYLKVITFADMAGNTELVVKQGPTSALLPLEILRHPASQVQPPRHREHVAPVTSGFHVSLRGTFGSSSHLAIAYAAFSYMDCFAGSDFLCRNHRCITSQLNCDGFDHCGDNSDEPATCFQDWELEPQDRKWHANKANYYFPKIDRYPDLKTATLVFVASSLGLIVLISALIILLYRMGARARQQRELQSRLQTISELLVFDIADGARIDEITVSDDPPVYEAPPGYDEVVKLGFDSEIIARRKKRAFGRETRDRSSPGQSCSLDVERSSSVCSLAEMAGSSRGSGRAESSSNQDEGIPKNRTTTRRLPESPPPPYVTPPGSISRHFNVSGLASVDSNTRERHDEEEEQEERSRRRNWLRRTGEPFSSSLSGNGDLPGPATPGDLEARGSLVSINVEFLGAYSPTCSASNSIRTASVSCDSQRRTSRAASTDTESLDRGDRGGDAQETVEGEKRSGATIESDMEERIGEPCEEPGDQPTVEDAVVDSVTEDNVKSDDGFVSGCSCEGACGCATVRRSSSFRERTIGRLWSVRRITADQNAERSAAEETNRRRWQRESGKKSGQEQKRNENRDNAVDTRRGRKVERGEDEDMEEEEREEREEGKGGSSYQSRSSTIVKLLGARMGKWQNGSTASTVVSTASSTPCRTFGRSMRKLPVCSRDGYLGRTTTIGSISSYEKLCNGEFEESRMNLHASDPISIGSSYRERRGYRRYSSCDLQSLYEGMRILDGFLARRGLAVAHTRKQSVTVMLFGTPEHGAIRRRPIGEEGTIREIGRVSRFSLDGLTN; encoded by the exons ATGCTAGCGCTAAAAGCGATTGTAGGGATATCTCTATGGTGGTCGATCGTGGTAACGGGTGAAGGTAACATCGTCCGGAATGAAGATATCTGCGGAGCTCAAAACGGAAGGCGATTGTATCTGGAGCTTGGGGAGAAGGGTATTTTATACGCCAGAAACGTCTCGCTGATAAAGAACGAGCCGAGACAAGAGGGCTCGCGGGTATATACGAGCAACAGCTCCCACGCTCAGTGTAATCTCGAGCTGGTGACATGTCCGTCCTGCGTGATAATCGTCACCTTCGAGAGCATCGCGTTGTCGCATCATTGCGGCGACGGCAGCGTCACATTGGATAGCCCGTGCAG GTGTGATTACGTATGGATCTCGGAGCCGCCGTACGAGGATGTATCCGGAACTCCATTTTGCGGATTGTACGCGCCGATCACGTACAGATCCAGCACGAGAACTTTGTCGATCACACTGCTTTACAGTCAGTCGCACAAGCACGCGTTCACGCTGGAGTACACGGCGGAGA GGAACAGATTACACCTGAGGGGTACCGAATTGACAACGGCGACCGGTCAGGCAGCCAAGGGATTGAACAACACCGGTGGTGGGATTTTAACGTCTCCGTTCTTCCCGGCTCGGTATCCTCGCGATCTTGGCTTGGAGTACGTGGTCACCTGCCCGAGCGAGGCACCGTCCTGCCGTATCAGGTTACTGTTCAGTGATTTTCAGCTGGCGACCGTGTCGATAATGGAG TTCTACGATTGGAACGGTCAACGACTGGACGTGAGTAGCGGCGCGAGATTTCGGCCACCGGTAATAATGAGCTCTGGCCCTTCGTTGCTGATACGATTCTACGCAAATGGCGGCACCGGATTGGGTTACAAGGCTTTCTATTCGTTCGTGATTGGACACCCCTTGGACAAATCCGTGCAACCGATAACCGACTGCGGCGGCTACGTGGAGAATCTCGGTGGCACGATTACCATGTTGGATATGGTGGGCGAAGGGGTAAAAACTTACGACTGCGTCTGGCTGATCAGGCCCCCCAAGAACTTTTTACACATGAAAACGCATATGTATCTGAAAGTGATCACGTTCGCGGACATGG CCGGCAATACCGAATTAGTGGTAAAACAGGGGCCCACCTCGGCTCTTTTGCCGCTCGAGATCCTCAGACATCCAGCGAGTCAAGTGCAACCACCGAGACACAGGGAGCACGTCGCTCCCGTCACCAGCGGCTTCCACGTCAGTCTACGAGGAACGTTTGGCTCGTCCTCGCACCTGGCGATTGCCTACGCGGCCTTCAGTTACATGG ACTGTTTCGCGGGATCGGACTTTCTTTGCCGCAATCACAGATGCATAACGAGTCAGCTGAATTGCGACGGCTTCGATCACTGCGGCGACAACAGCGACGAACCGGCAACCTGCTTTCAAG ATTGGGAGCTCGAACCTCAGGATCGAAAATGGCACGCGAACAAGGCGAATTACTACTTTCCAAAGATCGATCGTTACCCAGACCTGAAGACGGCTACTCTGGTGTTCGTGGCGAGCAGCCTCGGACTGATCGTCTTGATATCGGCGCTGATCATCTTGCTGTACAGAATGGGCGCCAGAGCCAGGCAGCAAAGAGAACTTCAGTCAAGACTGCAAACGATCAGCGAGCTTCTAG TTTTCGATATTGCAGACGGAGCGCGAATCGACGAAATCACGGTGTCGGACGACCCGCCGGTGTACGAAGCACCACCTGGCTACGACGAGGTGGTCAAGCTCGGATTCGACTCCGAGATCATCgctcgaagaaagaagagggcGTTTGGTCGAGAAACTCGCGATAGGAGTTCTCCCGGTCAAAGCTGCTC GTTGGACGTCGAACGATCCTCCTCGGTTTGTTCGCTGGCCGAGATGGCAGGTAGCAGTCGCGGGAGCGGTCGCGCTGAGTCCAGCTCCAACCAGGACGAGGGGATTCCGAAGAACCGAACTACGACTCGGCGGTTGCCCGAGAGCCCACCGCCGCCGTACGTCACTCCTCCAGGATCGATATCGCGACATTTCAACGTTTCCGGATTAGCGTCGGTCGATTCGAACACGC GCGAACGGCACGACGAAGAGGAAGAACAGGAGGAGAGATCGCGTCGGCGAAACTGGCTTCGTCGAACCGGCGAACCGTTCTCGTCGTCCTTGTCCGGAAACGGCGATCTTCCAGGACCGGCCACCCCGGGGGACCTCGAAGCACGAGGATCATTGGTCTCGATCAACGTCGAATTTCTCGGTGCGTATTCGCCGACTTGCAGCGCTTCGAATTCGATCCGAACGGCCAGCGTCTCGTGTGATTCGCAGCGGAGAACCTCGCGCGCTGCTTCGACAGACACGGAGTCGTTGGATCGCGGAGACAGAGGAGGAGACGCGCAAGAAACGGTCGAGGGAGAGAAACGATCCGGAGCAACCATCGAGTCGGACATGGAAGAACGGATCGGGGAACCGTGCGAGGAACCGGGCGACCAGCCAACCGTCGAGGATGCCGTCGTGGACAGCGTTACCGAGGATAACGTCAAGTCTGACGACGGTTTCGTGTCCGGATGCTCTTGCGAAGGTGCCTGCGGCTGCGCCACCGTTCGTCGATCGTCGTCGTTCAGAGAGCGAACCATCGGCCGCCTCTGGTCGGTTCGCCGTATTACCGCGGATCAAAACGCGGAACGGTCGGCGGCGGAAGAAACGAATAGGCGACGCTGGCAAAGGGAAAGTGGAAAGAAGTCGGGCCAGGAGCAAAAGCGAAACGAAAACAGGGATAACGCTGTGGATACGAGAAGGGGTAGGAAAGTGGAACGGGGAGAGGACGAAGATATGGAAGAAGAGGAACGAGAGGAACGAGAGGAAGGAAAAGGAGGAAGCAGCTATCAGTCAAGAAGCAGTACGATCGTGAAATTGTTGGGCGCGAGAATGGGTAAATGGCAAAATGGAAGCACCGCCTCCACGGTTGTATCTACGGCAAGTTCGACGCCGTGCCGTACCTTCGGAAGGTCCATGAGGAAATTGCCGGTTTGCTCGCGCGACGGATACCTCGGCAGAACTACGACGATCGGATCGATCAGCAGTTACGAAAAGTTGTGCAACGGCGAGTTCGAAGAGTCGCGGATGAATTTGCACGCCTCCGATCCGATCTCGATCGGATCGTCGTACCGCGAACGGCGAGGCTACCGACGATACTCGAGCTGCGATCTGCAGAGTCTCTACGAAGGGATGAGGATCTTGGACGGATTCCTGGCGCGAAGAGGCCTGGCGGTCGCGCACACTCGGAAACAATCGGTAACGGTGATGTTGTTCGGAACACCGGAGCACGGAGCTATACGGCGACGACCTATCGGCGAGGAGGGAACGATTCGCGAGATTGGACGCGTTTCTCGATTCAGTCTGGACGGTCTTACGAACTGA
- the LOC100645416 gene encoding uncharacterized protein LOC100645416, producing MSWLFGKKKRHKDSPPDSTEEEQSSSQSDGFDIISMPPAMPMDTSHNTAATHSSSNLYPYVPPVPNFGQGLPPELNKDYNQGENAPHYLNGVPFKLCKRLEINTSNDFEIDSLRISEILSFIERIENRNYDYSFSLEESIMAEMNSRSDE from the coding sequence ATGTCTTGGTTGTTCGGAAAGAAGAAACGACATAAGGACTCGCCTCCCGATTCGACGGAAGAAGAACAGTCATCGAGTCAAAGCGATGGATTCGATATCATTTCAATGCCCCCAGCAATGCCAATGGATACAAGTCACAACACCGCGGCTACGCATTCTAGTAGTAATTTATATCCGTACGTTCCTCCTGTTCCAAACTTTGGCCAAGGTTTACCGCCCGAATTGAACAAAGACTATAATCAAGGAGAGAACGCACCGCACTATTTGAACGGAGTTCCATTTAAATTGTGCAAACGTCTGGAGATTAACACGAGCAACGATTTCGAAATAGACAGCCTTAGAATTAGCGAGATTTTGTCTTTTATAGAGAGAATAGAAAATCGAAATTACGATTATAGCTTCTCGTTGGAAGAAAGCATCATGGCAGAAATGAATAGTAGAAGCGACGAATGA
- the LOC105666200 gene encoding transmembrane protein 222, with translation MKEEELLSEPQEYSDNMSNIDLAINLETQKFPFCIVWTPLPILTYFLPIIGHVGIATSTGVIRDFAGPYHVAEDNMTFGKPTKYLQLNYTKAKGGVQGWDSAVANASEIYKNRMHNLCCDNCHSHVATALDLMSYDNSNNWNMVKVALLMLIWGKYVSFSGFLKTWMPFYLLVFAITSLCLVLR, from the exons ATGAAAGAGGAGGAATTGTTGTCTGAGCCGCAAGAGTACTCCGATAATATGTCAAATATAGATCTTGCTATTAATTTGGAAACGCAAAAGTTCCCATTTTGTATAGTTTGGACACCTCTACCGATTCTGAC ATATTTCTTACCTATCATTGGTCACGTGGGGATTGCCACTTCTACCGGTGTGATACGAGACTTCGCTGGTCCGTATCACGTTGCGGAAGATAATATGACGTTTGGAAAGCCCACGAAATACTTGCAATTGAACTATACCAAAGCCAAAGGAGGCGTTCAGGGATGGGATTCTGCTGTCGCAAATGCGAGTGAAATCTATAAAAATAGGATG CACAATTTATGTTGCGACAACTGTCATTCTCACGTAGCTACAGCGTTAGATCTAATGTCGTATGATAATTCGAATAATTGGAATATGGTAAAAGTTGCGTTGCTTATGCTTATCTGGGGAAAGTATGTAAG CTTTTCAGGTTTTCTTAAAACTTGGATGCCATTTTATCTTCTGGTGTTCGCCATCACTTCGCTTTGTCTGGTACTGCGATAA
- the LOC100646989 gene encoding uncharacterized protein LOC100646989 isoform X2, with the protein MLALKAIVGISLWWSIVVTGEGNIVRNEDICGAQNGRRLYLELGEKGILYARNVSLIKNEPRQEGSRVYTSNSSHAQCNLELVTCPSCVIIVTFESIALSHHCGDGSVTLDSPCRCDYVWISEPPYEDVSGTPFCGLYAPITYRSSTRTLSITLLYSQSHKHAFTLEYTAERNRLHLRGTELTTATGQAAKGLNNTGGGILTSPFFPARYPRDLGLEYVVTCPSEAPSCRIRLLFSDFQLATVSIMEFYDWNGQRLDVSSGARFRPPVIMSSGPSLLIRFYANGGTGLGYKAFYSFVIGHPLDKSVQPITDCGGYVENLGGTITMLDMVGEGVKTYDCVWLIRPPKNFLHMKTHMYLKVITFADMAGNTELVVKQGPTSALLPLEILRHPASQVQPPRHREHVAPVTSGFHVSLRGTFGSSSHLAIAYAAFSYMDCFAGSDFLCRNHRCITSQLNCDGFDHCGDNSDEPATCFQDWELEPQDRKWHANKANYYFPKIDRYPDLKTATLVFVASSLGLIVLISALIILLYRMGARARQQRELQSRLQTISELLDGARIDEITVSDDPPVYEAPPGYDEVVKLGFDSEIIARRKKRAFGRETRDRSSPGQSCSLDVERSSSVCSLAEMAGSSRGSGRAESSSNQDEGIPKNRTTTRRLPESPPPPYVTPPGSISRHFNVSGLASVDSNTRERHDEEEEQEERSRRRNWLRRTGEPFSSSLSGNGDLPGPATPGDLEARGSLVSINVEFLGAYSPTCSASNSIRTASVSCDSQRRTSRAASTDTESLDRGDRGGDAQETVEGEKRSGATIESDMEERIGEPCEEPGDQPTVEDAVVDSVTEDNVKSDDGFVSGCSCEGACGCATVRRSSSFRERTIGRLWSVRRITADQNAERSAAEETNRRRWQRESGKKSGQEQKRNENRDNAVDTRRGRKVERGEDEDMEEEEREEREEGKGGSSYQSRSSTIVKLLGARMGKWQNGSTASTVVSTASSTPCRTFGRSMRKLPVCSRDGYLGRTTTIGSISSYEKLCNGEFEESRMNLHASDPISIGSSYRERRGYRRYSSCDLQSLYEGMRILDGFLARRGLAVAHTRKQSVTVMLFGTPEHGAIRRRPIGEEGTIREIGRVSRFSLDGLTN; encoded by the exons ATGCTAGCGCTAAAAGCGATTGTAGGGATATCTCTATGGTGGTCGATCGTGGTAACGGGTGAAGGTAACATCGTCCGGAATGAAGATATCTGCGGAGCTCAAAACGGAAGGCGATTGTATCTGGAGCTTGGGGAGAAGGGTATTTTATACGCCAGAAACGTCTCGCTGATAAAGAACGAGCCGAGACAAGAGGGCTCGCGGGTATATACGAGCAACAGCTCCCACGCTCAGTGTAATCTCGAGCTGGTGACATGTCCGTCCTGCGTGATAATCGTCACCTTCGAGAGCATCGCGTTGTCGCATCATTGCGGCGACGGCAGCGTCACATTGGATAGCCCGTGCAG GTGTGATTACGTATGGATCTCGGAGCCGCCGTACGAGGATGTATCCGGAACTCCATTTTGCGGATTGTACGCGCCGATCACGTACAGATCCAGCACGAGAACTTTGTCGATCACACTGCTTTACAGTCAGTCGCACAAGCACGCGTTCACGCTGGAGTACACGGCGGAGA GGAACAGATTACACCTGAGGGGTACCGAATTGACAACGGCGACCGGTCAGGCAGCCAAGGGATTGAACAACACCGGTGGTGGGATTTTAACGTCTCCGTTCTTCCCGGCTCGGTATCCTCGCGATCTTGGCTTGGAGTACGTGGTCACCTGCCCGAGCGAGGCACCGTCCTGCCGTATCAGGTTACTGTTCAGTGATTTTCAGCTGGCGACCGTGTCGATAATGGAG TTCTACGATTGGAACGGTCAACGACTGGACGTGAGTAGCGGCGCGAGATTTCGGCCACCGGTAATAATGAGCTCTGGCCCTTCGTTGCTGATACGATTCTACGCAAATGGCGGCACCGGATTGGGTTACAAGGCTTTCTATTCGTTCGTGATTGGACACCCCTTGGACAAATCCGTGCAACCGATAACCGACTGCGGCGGCTACGTGGAGAATCTCGGTGGCACGATTACCATGTTGGATATGGTGGGCGAAGGGGTAAAAACTTACGACTGCGTCTGGCTGATCAGGCCCCCCAAGAACTTTTTACACATGAAAACGCATATGTATCTGAAAGTGATCACGTTCGCGGACATGG CCGGCAATACCGAATTAGTGGTAAAACAGGGGCCCACCTCGGCTCTTTTGCCGCTCGAGATCCTCAGACATCCAGCGAGTCAAGTGCAACCACCGAGACACAGGGAGCACGTCGCTCCCGTCACCAGCGGCTTCCACGTCAGTCTACGAGGAACGTTTGGCTCGTCCTCGCACCTGGCGATTGCCTACGCGGCCTTCAGTTACATGG ACTGTTTCGCGGGATCGGACTTTCTTTGCCGCAATCACAGATGCATAACGAGTCAGCTGAATTGCGACGGCTTCGATCACTGCGGCGACAACAGCGACGAACCGGCAACCTGCTTTCAAG ATTGGGAGCTCGAACCTCAGGATCGAAAATGGCACGCGAACAAGGCGAATTACTACTTTCCAAAGATCGATCGTTACCCAGACCTGAAGACGGCTACTCTGGTGTTCGTGGCGAGCAGCCTCGGACTGATCGTCTTGATATCGGCGCTGATCATCTTGCTGTACAGAATGGGCGCCAGAGCCAGGCAGCAAAGAGAACTTCAGTCAAGACTGCAAACGATCAGCGAGCTTCTAG ACGGAGCGCGAATCGACGAAATCACGGTGTCGGACGACCCGCCGGTGTACGAAGCACCACCTGGCTACGACGAGGTGGTCAAGCTCGGATTCGACTCCGAGATCATCgctcgaagaaagaagagggcGTTTGGTCGAGAAACTCGCGATAGGAGTTCTCCCGGTCAAAGCTGCTC GTTGGACGTCGAACGATCCTCCTCGGTTTGTTCGCTGGCCGAGATGGCAGGTAGCAGTCGCGGGAGCGGTCGCGCTGAGTCCAGCTCCAACCAGGACGAGGGGATTCCGAAGAACCGAACTACGACTCGGCGGTTGCCCGAGAGCCCACCGCCGCCGTACGTCACTCCTCCAGGATCGATATCGCGACATTTCAACGTTTCCGGATTAGCGTCGGTCGATTCGAACACGC GCGAACGGCACGACGAAGAGGAAGAACAGGAGGAGAGATCGCGTCGGCGAAACTGGCTTCGTCGAACCGGCGAACCGTTCTCGTCGTCCTTGTCCGGAAACGGCGATCTTCCAGGACCGGCCACCCCGGGGGACCTCGAAGCACGAGGATCATTGGTCTCGATCAACGTCGAATTTCTCGGTGCGTATTCGCCGACTTGCAGCGCTTCGAATTCGATCCGAACGGCCAGCGTCTCGTGTGATTCGCAGCGGAGAACCTCGCGCGCTGCTTCGACAGACACGGAGTCGTTGGATCGCGGAGACAGAGGAGGAGACGCGCAAGAAACGGTCGAGGGAGAGAAACGATCCGGAGCAACCATCGAGTCGGACATGGAAGAACGGATCGGGGAACCGTGCGAGGAACCGGGCGACCAGCCAACCGTCGAGGATGCCGTCGTGGACAGCGTTACCGAGGATAACGTCAAGTCTGACGACGGTTTCGTGTCCGGATGCTCTTGCGAAGGTGCCTGCGGCTGCGCCACCGTTCGTCGATCGTCGTCGTTCAGAGAGCGAACCATCGGCCGCCTCTGGTCGGTTCGCCGTATTACCGCGGATCAAAACGCGGAACGGTCGGCGGCGGAAGAAACGAATAGGCGACGCTGGCAAAGGGAAAGTGGAAAGAAGTCGGGCCAGGAGCAAAAGCGAAACGAAAACAGGGATAACGCTGTGGATACGAGAAGGGGTAGGAAAGTGGAACGGGGAGAGGACGAAGATATGGAAGAAGAGGAACGAGAGGAACGAGAGGAAGGAAAAGGAGGAAGCAGCTATCAGTCAAGAAGCAGTACGATCGTGAAATTGTTGGGCGCGAGAATGGGTAAATGGCAAAATGGAAGCACCGCCTCCACGGTTGTATCTACGGCAAGTTCGACGCCGTGCCGTACCTTCGGAAGGTCCATGAGGAAATTGCCGGTTTGCTCGCGCGACGGATACCTCGGCAGAACTACGACGATCGGATCGATCAGCAGTTACGAAAAGTTGTGCAACGGCGAGTTCGAAGAGTCGCGGATGAATTTGCACGCCTCCGATCCGATCTCGATCGGATCGTCGTACCGCGAACGGCGAGGCTACCGACGATACTCGAGCTGCGATCTGCAGAGTCTCTACGAAGGGATGAGGATCTTGGACGGATTCCTGGCGCGAAGAGGCCTGGCGGTCGCGCACACTCGGAAACAATCGGTAACGGTGATGTTGTTCGGAACACCGGAGCACGGAGCTATACGGCGACGACCTATCGGCGAGGAGGGAACGATTCGCGAGATTGGACGCGTTTCTCGATTCAGTCTGGACGGTCTTACGAACTGA